The following are encoded together in the Triticum dicoccoides isolate Atlit2015 ecotype Zavitan chromosome 6B, WEW_v2.0, whole genome shotgun sequence genome:
- the LOC119321676 gene encoding chitin elicitor receptor kinase 1-like — MQSESRDQPPPSTPPPTQQIRELDANKKSPTTEVAHPPERIAHTAANKNSAALLPESKKRARIPVATAYAIARGNGRPEGTSDTYSKKASHARTLDSKGCDLAVGSYYAPKDTNITYIASIFGLSDYRILGKYNPGLRSLDFLAAGDRVDVPFPCECLARPSDPASTYLAASIPYNVATGDTYVSIASNYINLTTADWLQATNSYPPNNIPDVAIVNVTVNCSCGDARISTDYGLFRTFPLRDWETLKSVAATRDFSSPEQMDLLSRYNPGMDGVTGSGLVYIPAQDPDGSYRPLKSTGKKVSAGAIAGSVVAGVVAPVLGVLLFLFYRRRKVKQNVLLPSSKESTRLASTILMQKVTPSTTQADIASLAAGITVDKSIEFTYQELFNATEGFNITHKIGQGGFGAVYYAELVGEKAAIKKMDMQATQEFLAELKVLTHVHHLNLVRLIGYCTESSLFLVYEFIENGNLSQHLRGTGYEPLSWAERVRIALDSARGLEYIHEHTVPVYIHRDIKSANILIDKNTRAKVADFGLTKLTEVGGASLQTRVVGTFGYMPPEYVRYGDVSRKVDVYAFGVVLYELISAKDAIVRPTDGSASGSRGLVYLFEETLTASDPKEGLQKLIDPKLGDDYPMDAILMMTHLANACTEEDPKMRPTMRSVVVVLMTLSSMSELWDMKNPGLVNIMSGR, encoded by the exons ATGCAGAGCGAATCCCGCGACCAGCCGCCGCCCTCCACGCCTCCACCCACCCAGCAGATCAGAGAGCTCGATGCAAACAAGAAGTCCCCGACGACAGAAGTAGCTCACCCTCCAGAAAGAATAGCACACACAGCAGCCAACAAGAACAGCGCCGCCCTCCTCCCCGAATCGAAGAAAAGGGCAAGAATCCCAGTCGCCACTGCCTATGCTATCGCGAGAGGGAACGGCAGACCAGAAGGAACCAGCGATACGTACAGTAAAAAGGCCTCGCACGCCCGA ACTCTCGACTCAAAGGGCTGCGACCTCGCGGTGGGCTCCTACTACGCCCCCAAGGACACGAACATCACATATATCGCTTCGATCTTCGGCTTGTCCGACTACCGAATACTCGGCAAGTATAACCCCGGGCTCCGCAGTCTCGACTTCTTAGCCGCCGGGGACCGCGTCGACGTCCCCTTCCCCTGCGAGTGCCTCGCGCGGCCATCCGACCCGGCCTCCACCTACCTCGCCGCCTCCATCCCCTACAATGTCGCCACCGGAGATACCTACGTCAGCATCGCCAGCAACTACATCAACCTCACCACCGCCGACTGGCTGCAGGCCACCAATTCGTACCCGCCCAACAACATCCCCGACGTCGCCATCGTCAACGTCACCGTCAACTGCTCCTGCGGCGACGCCAGGATCTCCACGGATTACGGGCTCTTCCGCACATTCCCGCTCAGAGACTGGGAGACTCTCAAATCCGTCGCGGCAACTCGTGACTTCTCGTCGCCAGAGCAGATGGACCTACTCAGTAGGTATAATCCCGGAATGGACGGTGTCACCGGGAGCGGCCTCGTGTACATCCCTGCCCAAG ATCCCGATGGAAGTTATCGTCCTCTTAAATC AACAGGAAAAaaagtttcagcaggagcaatagcAGGAAGTGTTGTGGCTGGTGTAGTGGCACCAGTCTTGGGTGTCTTGTTATTTTTGTTTTATAGGCGAAGAAAGGTGAAACAGAATGTTCTGCTTCCATCTTCTAAAGAATCTACCCGGCTAG CCAGTACAATATTAATGCAAAAGGTGACACCATCGACCACTCAAGCCGACATAGCTTCATTAGCTGCTGGCATTACAGTTGACAAATCAATCGAGTTCACATACCAAGAACTTTTCAATGCTACAGAAGGCTTCAACATAACTCATAAAATAGGACAAGGTGGTTTTGGTGCTGTCTATTATGCTGAGCTTGTAGGCGAG AAAGCCGCCATAAAAAAAATGGACATGCAGGCTACTCAAGAGTTTCTTGCTGAGTTAAAGGTTTTGACACATGTTCACCATCTGAATCTG GTGCGCTTGATTGGTTATTGCACAGAGAGTTCTTTGTTCCTTGTCTATGAATTTATCGAGAATGGCAACTTAAGCCAGCATTTGCGTGGAACTG GTTATGAGCCTCTTTCTTGGGCTGAAAGAGTTCGGATTGCGCTAGATTCAGCAAGAGGTCTTGAGTACATTCATGAGCATACCGTTCCAGTCTACATACATCGGGACATCAAATCCGCAAACATCTTGATAGACAAGAACACCCGGGCAAAG GTTGCAGATTTTGGTCTGACAAAGCTTACAGAAGTTGGCGGTGCATCTTTACAAACACGTGTTGTTGGTACATTCGGTTACATGCCTCCGGA ATATGTTCGATACGGTGATGTTTCTCGTAAGGTTGATGTGTATGCCTTTGGTGTTGTCTTGTACGAACTTATCTCAGCCAAAGATGCCATTGTCCGACCAACCGATGGATCTGCTAGTGGTTCAAGGGGACTGGTTTATCTA TTTGAGGAGACTCTCACTGCATCGGATCCGAAAGAAGGCCTCCAGAAGCTGATCGATCCGAAGCTGGGAGATGATTATCCCATGGACGCCATCCTCATG ATGACACACCTGGCGAACGCATGCACGGAGGAGGACCCCAAGATGAGGCCCACGATGAGGTCTGTGGTTGTCGTGCTGATGACGCTCTCTTCCATGAGCGAGCTCTGGGATATGAAAAACCCGGGCTTGGTGAACATCATGTCTGGGAGATGA